In the Hirundo rustica isolate bHirRus1 chromosome 2, bHirRus1.pri.v3, whole genome shotgun sequence genome, TTGGCGGTGTTCTGCTGGGAGGCCACCTTGTTGCTGAAGGGGCTGATGAACTTCCCGTTGGGACTTGACAAGCACTGGTTAAAATCCGGCGGCGGGGTGTACATCTGCGCCCTCTCCGCCTGCGGGGCGGACTCCAGCCTGCCGGGGGCTGCGCTGGGGCCGGCCTTGTAAGACCGGGAGCACCTCTCCTTGGCCTTCTTCCAGCCCAAGTGGTACAGCTCGGCCAGGCTGAGGAAGAGGGAGAGCACTGCCACAGCCAGCATGAAGACGATGAAGACGTTCTTCTCCGTGGGGCGGGACACGTAGCAGTTGACAGGGTGGGGGCACGGCGCCCGCTGGCAGATGTACAGGGTCTCCAGGAAGATCCCGTAGAGGACGTACTGCCCCACGATGAAGGCCACTTCCATGGCAGTTCGAATCAAAATGCTGTAGACGTAGGTGTTCAGCAGGCTGCCCCTCAGTATGATTTGGCCTCCCGCTTCGTCCCAGCCAGACAGCTTCGTCTCCTCTGCCACGGAGCACTTCTGCTGGTAGTACGTGCTGCCACCGTTTTTGTTCTCTCGGGCCTCTATCTCTGCCtccttcatcttcctcttctcctccatGCGCACCGTGTGCATGGCGTGGCCCATGTAGACCAGGGACGGGGTGGAGACGAAGATGATCTGCAGGACCCAGAAGCGCACGTGGGAGATGGGGAAGGCCTTGTCGTAGCAGACGTTCTCGCAGCCGGGCTGCTGGGTGTCGCACATGAAGTCAGACTGCTCGTCCCCCCAGGAGGACTCCGCCGCTGTTCCCAGCACCAGCATCCGGAAGATGAAGAGCACGGTCAGCCAGACTTTCCCCACCACCGTGGAGTGTTTGTGGACCTTCTCGAGGAAGTCTCCCAGGAAACTCCACTCTCCCATCTCTGCTCACCAGGAGGGGTGAGAAGCCTTGAGAGCTGAGTGCAAGCCTCTGTGGGGAGAAAACAGAGAGTGGTTCTGAGGAGGGGTAAGGTAATGCCCATCTGGTAATGGAGAGAGTGAAATGGGTTTTTATGGTTTGTGTCagaggaaatgttttcatttgatCTGAAATGTATGAGGTCTGGTTTGCCGAAAACTTTGTTTCACATCCGCTGGTAATCTTGCGTTGTGTTGGggatatttctttctttttaaattcagctacggaaacagaaaaattaccttttataCATAACTCATCTACAGCCTGCTAAATGAGTTTCCCAAAACCTTATTTTTGATTCAGAAAGTCCTTTCACTGTGATCTGCATATTGCATCCTCTGTGGGCCAGGGATTTAAAGCAGCGTTCATCTGCCTGTGGACTGCATTCTTGAAAATCCTTAGTGGGCTGATCCCTGGGAGATAAGATTGGAATCTACAGCCTGGCCTGAGCAGTGGCACTGTCAGATGTTGCCTGTGTGTAATACCTGTGCCAACACCTGGGATGTGAAgtgtgtgcagctctgggcttCCTTTATGAGCTCAGTGCCACCAGTGAAGCGCAGAGAAAACCTTTCTGTTGCCCACCTGCTCCCCATCCATCGgttctgctttggttttccAGTGTTGCCAGCTGCAACAGGGGTTTCCTTTACAAGCTGAAAATGTTTAGGGAAGTGTAAGACTTTGGtgggctgtgccaggaatgCTAATCCACTGCCACCCTGTCATGCCTCTCTGAGAGGTAACTGCTGCAAAATCTAAATGTTGGGTCTTGCTCCTTCTGCTTTACTTAAATTCTGAGGAAAAATTCACAGTTCAAATGAAACAGACAAGGAAAAACGCTTCCTTTGAAGCGCCTCCCGGGGACCAGCAACTCCTGGGAAGTGCTGTTGGTAGGTGGTCTGATGACAGGCAAGGTTGCTGGACTGGGAGTAAGATTGCAAAGTGGAGATGCAGGAGAGCCTGCTTCAGTTTTGTTCCTGACTCTGACTGACTGTTTCTGGCCAAGTCACTTAACCTGATGGATAAAAAGAGAGCAGTGGGTTTAATCCATCTTTTGTGGGGCTCTGTGGGAGTGCTTGAGCAATCATTTGATCCGGTTATGCTCACCATACTTTCCCAGGGCACTGCAAAGCTCTCCCCGGTGAGAGTTAAGGGCTGGGTGCTATAAAGCATGCACTATTACCTTGGAGCTAATGTCCTCCCACAGTCATTCCTTTGGAAAATAGCATTTTAATaagtaaatgtaaaaataatcaTCATAATGAAATATTGAAAACACTAGTCAAGGTAAATTCCAAAGCCACAGGGACCAAAATGTTAACTCTCCTTTATTGTTCCTTGTCCTGTCTTTAGGAGCCAATTATTTTTATAGTTCAAAGAATATTTGTGGAGAGCAGGCACTgttaaaagctgaaaatttaCTGTAGCAATATTGTGTAGATTTCATGTGAGCAAAAGCTGGAGAACAGATACACTTCTTGAGGGAAAAATATCCTCTCCTCTAGTTATATGAGTGATATAATTTAATGTAGCAGCACACACCATCATTCATCCCATCGTTTGTTCCTATGTTGTGTCCAGCTGCGAGGATGGATGGGACAAAGAGCAAAAGCCGAATCCTCAAattcctggtgctgctgagggCTGCCCAGGTATGGAGACAGGGCAGTGGCCACCTGGTGCCCCACCACCTGTCAGAAGCCATgtgagcagggagaaggaacgTACAGGAACATACAGGAACATACAGGAACATACAGGAAGCAAAGGACGGGGTCTGGCTCTttcctgccctggcaggcaTGCTGCACTCACGCTGATGGAGATCCTGGTGGCTGCTTGGCACGTGCAGAAGCtttgctctgctgccagcccagagctggaggagcactaagacagaaaagcagctggTCTTTCTGACTCCTCTCATCTGCACTGGTGCAAACTGGTGGACGTGTGGGTCTGTCTTACCTTTCCAAATGGCTTTGGTGCACTTTCTGCATTCTGGGGGAATTAGCATATGGCTTTGTTCCAGGAGCACCAGGGGATTAAATACAGGCAGATAAATCAGTGATGGGAAATATTTACAGACTGTGACACTGAAATcagtgtgtttgcttttttttcccccagagtgCAGAAAGGCAACCAGCTCCTTACATCTCAGAGTTACGTGTGTCCTACATCACTATGCTGTAGCACGGCTGTATGTGTGGAACATTCCTTACAAGGCAGCATGAACAGTGGTGGGTGTCCTCACTTCTCCAGGTGAGTTTATGTTGTTTACACATGCCTTTTCTTGTTTCACCTTGCTTGGCAGTGTAAATATAGACACAGTTCTCCTTGGCTGTGCAAAGGCTCAGAGTTTTTCTTACTGCCATAGGGAAGTACAGTCACAAACTGAGCCCCTCTTCCCATCCGTTCTCCTGTGTGcaggttgtttggggtttttcaacAGCTTGTCTTCCCCAGGGAAGACTTCTAAGCCTAGACACTTGCAAATTGTAAAAATCAGAATGTGCGGGACACAAGGTAAAGAAAATGTAAGTGCAAGAGGAATCCAGAGATAAAAAATGTTTATGGATGCGAGAAGAACAGCAATTTACCTCTCTCACATATACAGAGAAAATTTCAAGAAGCTGTAAATCAGAGGGATCTGAGGCTGGCAGTCGTGAGGCTTAGGGTAGATAATAGGGACACTTCCTCTACCCACTCCTGCACAGACTGTCTAAAGAAGGGACTGCCTGCAGGTGCCCCCTGATCATCCCGCTACAGCCCCGTAGAGAGCTGAGGTGGCTGCTGCAAGGGCGTAGGCGGCCAcaggggaagggattttggaaACCAAGAGAAGGAGTTCCCCTCCTAGAGCAGCATTTTTGGCTTAGACATATGATACTTATTAGTGAGCTATTTTTGCGGTGCCAGACCAAGGGTCTTTGAGAGCATCTagttctctgctgccagcaagaaAAGAAGGATTGTCACCTCCTGACAGCTTTTCCTGGCcatgcagagctgcccctgaCCTAGCCTTTCTCCTCATAGCTT is a window encoding:
- the GJA5 gene encoding gap junction alpha-5 protein, whose translation is MGEWSFLGDFLEKVHKHSTVVGKVWLTVLFIFRMLVLGTAAESSWGDEQSDFMCDTQQPGCENVCYDKAFPISHVRFWVLQIIFVSTPSLVYMGHAMHTVRMEEKRKMKEAEIEARENKNGGSTYYQQKCSVAEETKLSGWDEAGGQIILRGSLLNTYVYSILIRTAMEVAFIVGQYVLYGIFLETLYICQRAPCPHPVNCYVSRPTEKNVFIVFMLAVAVLSLFLSLAELYHLGWKKAKERCSRSYKAGPSAAPGRLESAPQAERAQMYTPPPDFNQCLSSPNGKFISPFSNKVASQQNTANFATERVHGQEDAAGEGPFIKSSYVESPEVASECAAPAFPENYFNEKRRFSKASRASSKARSDDLSV